A window of the Butyricimonas faecalis genome harbors these coding sequences:
- a CDS encoding N-acetylmuramoyl-L-alanine amidase, translated as MVCSKFNSSFSIVNHRLMGDGVVHLACVKNTRKLEGPDMIVLHYTAGTSAESSSIFLTRPDVSASAHLVIGRKGEVFQLVPFHIEAWHAGKSWYAGRGGLNRYSIGIELDNLGKLRFSGDLFVAECGRVVLPDEVYTDCSGDHPTYWHRYTERQIRVLQEICSLLEETYPIRDVVGHSVITPRKIDPGPALEFAFSELQVKN; from the coding sequence ATGGTATGTTCAAAATTTAATTCTTCGTTTTCAATTGTGAACCATCGGTTGATGGGTGACGGGGTGGTTCATTTGGCGTGCGTGAAGAATACACGAAAGTTGGAGGGGCCGGATATGATCGTGCTACATTACACGGCCGGGACGAGTGCTGAAAGTTCATCTATTTTCTTGACCCGGCCGGACGTGTCGGCCTCGGCTCATCTGGTGATCGGGCGGAAAGGGGAGGTGTTTCAGCTGGTGCCTTTCCATATTGAGGCATGGCACGCCGGGAAAAGTTGGTATGCCGGACGTGGAGGACTGAATCGTTACTCGATCGGGATTGAGTTGGATAATCTGGGGAAACTCCGTTTTTCGGGTGATCTATTTGTCGCGGAGTGTGGGCGTGTGGTGTTGCCTGACGAGGTGTACACGGATTGTTCCGGTGATCATCCGACTTACTGGCACCGCTACACGGAGAGGCAAATCCGGGTGTTGCAGGAGATCTGTTCCTTGTTGGAAGAGACTTACCCGATCCGTGACGTGGTGGGACATTCAGTGATCACGCCAAGAAAAATTGATCCGGGTCCGGCGTTGGAGTTCGCGTTTAGCGAATTGCAAGTTAAAAACTAA
- a CDS encoding 3TM-type holin, which produces MEGLKNVVGAVGKVIDGLTLPAREKRQLEADLLTLLAEYEKEMVRSRSAAVVEEARGNWLQRSWRPLVMLVFALIVLAGTFTTLPILSDTSRFWDLLEIGLGGYVIGRGGEKMAAAIFKLKAKK; this is translated from the coding sequence TTGGAAGGATTGAAGAACGTGGTCGGGGCGGTTGGCAAGGTGATTGACGGCCTGACACTCCCGGCGAGGGAGAAGCGACAACTGGAAGCGGATTTGTTGACATTGTTGGCCGAATACGAGAAGGAGATGGTGCGATCTCGCTCGGCGGCGGTGGTGGAAGAGGCCCGGGGAAACTGGCTGCAACGATCGTGGCGACCGTTGGTGATGCTGGTGTTTGCTTTGATTGTCCTCGCGGGGACGTTTACGACACTCCCCATTCTTTCGGACACGTCTCGTTTCTGGGATTTACTGGAAATCGGTCTGGGAGGGTATGTTATCGGACGTGGCGGGGAGAAGATGGCCGCGGCGATTTTTAAACTAAAAGCTAAAAAGTAA
- a CDS encoding DUF6266 family protein, whose product MAIVDENIRGRIGNSVFYRVGPATRVRSVTSSYTDANTTRQQESRSRLRVAVRFYQRLVEVELQKPWFLVAQGSGKSGYNLFMKLNMMVFKPNGRIGDFARLQLTIGRLQKANHLVACVGEQDMVSLTWERGESLPSAGEGDELVVVVLYADRSFSPEYIKTGGETRGTGGATFRLQRKRGTTAHLYCFFREKNGKAYSPSQYVEIV is encoded by the coding sequence ATGGCAATAGTAGATGAAAATATTCGAGGAAGGATCGGGAATTCGGTTTTTTACCGGGTGGGGCCAGCAACACGGGTAAGGAGTGTGACGTCGAGCTACACGGATGCAAATACGACAAGGCAACAGGAAAGCCGTTCCCGTTTGAGGGTAGCGGTACGTTTCTACCAACGTTTGGTGGAGGTGGAGTTACAAAAGCCGTGGTTTCTGGTAGCCCAAGGAAGCGGGAAAAGCGGGTATAATCTCTTTATGAAATTGAATATGATGGTTTTTAAACCGAACGGGCGGATTGGAGATTTTGCCCGGTTGCAATTGACAATCGGTAGGTTGCAAAAGGCGAATCATCTTGTGGCGTGTGTTGGTGAGCAGGACATGGTTTCTTTGACATGGGAGAGGGGGGAGAGTCTTCCTTCCGCGGGGGAGGGAGATGAGTTGGTGGTTGTCGTGCTTTATGCCGATCGTTCTTTTTCTCCGGAATATATTAAGACGGGTGGGGAGACACGAGGGACCGGGGGAGCAACTTTTCGTTTGCAGCGTAAACGAGGCACGACGGCTCATTTGTATTGCTTCTTCCGGGAGAAAAACGGGAAAGCTTATTCCCCGAGTCAATACGTTGAGATTGTATGA
- a CDS encoding alpha/beta hydrolase, translating to MKKLIFYLVVIALLSSCNTRDGNILHIEEQGSFAVGGTILTDSLGRNYHGDHAYVFYQKPVNARKYPLVFAHGVGQFSKTWETTPDGREGFQNIFLRRGFSTYVADQPRRGNAGRGTEAVTISPVFDEEEWFNCFRVGIYPDYFEGVQFSRNKETLNQYFRQMTPNIGSVDFEVYSDAYAALFDKIGPAIFVTHSQGGPVGWRTLLKTDHIKAIVSYEPGGGIPFPEGQVPEEGKILTLSKKTEGIEVPMSDFMKFTKIPIIIYYGDNLPETDERPELYEWTRRLHLMRKWAKMLNDLGGDVTVIHLPEVGLHGNTHFPMSDLNNIEVANHLSQWLHKKALD from the coding sequence ATGAAAAAGCTTATCTTTTATTTGGTAGTTATCGCCTTGTTGTCAAGTTGCAATACACGCGATGGGAATATCTTGCATATCGAAGAACAAGGCAGCTTTGCCGTAGGCGGCACGATCTTAACCGATTCGCTGGGACGAAATTACCATGGAGACCATGCCTACGTGTTTTATCAGAAACCTGTCAATGCACGCAAATACCCTCTCGTATTTGCACACGGCGTCGGTCAGTTCTCCAAGACTTGGGAAACCACGCCTGACGGACGAGAAGGATTTCAAAATATCTTCCTGCGACGTGGTTTTTCCACTTATGTGGCAGACCAGCCCAGACGCGGCAACGCGGGACGTGGCACTGAGGCCGTCACCATATCACCGGTTTTCGATGAAGAAGAATGGTTTAACTGTTTCCGTGTAGGCATATATCCCGACTATTTCGAGGGAGTACAATTCAGTCGCAACAAAGAAACCCTTAATCAATATTTCCGTCAAATGACACCCAATATCGGTTCCGTGGACTTCGAGGTTTATTCCGATGCTTATGCCGCATTGTTCGACAAAATCGGCCCTGCAATATTCGTCACCCACTCGCAAGGCGGTCCGGTAGGCTGGCGCACGTTACTTAAAACCGATCATATCAAGGCTATTGTCTCCTACGAACCGGGCGGAGGTATTCCATTTCCAGAAGGACAGGTCCCCGAAGAAGGTAAGATACTGACCTTATCGAAAAAAACAGAAGGAATAGAAGTACCTATGTCCGATTTTATGAAATTCACAAAAATCCCCATTATCATCTATTACGGTGATAATCTGCCCGAAACCGATGAAAGACCGGAACTCTACGAATGGACCCGCCGTTTGCATCTCATGCGCAAATGGGCAAAAATGCTCAATGACTTGGGTGGTGATGTAACGGTCATTCATCTACCCGAAGTCGGTTTGCATGGCAATACACACTTTCCAATGTCCGACCTAAATAATATCGAAGTCGCAAACCACCTTTCACAATGGCTGCACAAAAAAGCATTAGATTAA
- a CDS encoding LytR/AlgR family response regulator transcription factor, whose protein sequence is MENKKTGASACLNKPRYGEGHIFIWCENYCRRILYIDILYVEASRSYCEFHLIDGSRVTLSWRMRIVEQILPTDTFIRVHQSFILNWHYVDSYVGNSARIGEQWFPLGRVYRSRLLDVLHFPQISRLNSKMKL, encoded by the coding sequence ATGGAAAACAAAAAGACCGGTGCTTCGGCATGTTTAAACAAACCTCGTTACGGGGAGGGACATATTTTTATTTGGTGTGAAAATTACTGCCGTCGAATTTTATATATTGATATTCTTTACGTGGAAGCGTCACGTAGTTACTGCGAGTTCCACTTGATAGACGGGAGCCGGGTGACTCTCTCTTGGCGGATGAGAATAGTGGAGCAAATTTTGCCGACTGACACGTTCATCCGGGTACACCAGAGTTTTATCCTGAATTGGCATTACGTCGATTCCTACGTGGGGAATAGCGCGAGGATCGGTGAACAATGGTTCCCGCTTGGGCGGGTTTATCGTTCCCGCCTGCTGGATGTATTGCATTTTCCGCAAATTTCTCGGCTAAATAGTAAAATGAAATTATAA
- a CDS encoding Rpn family recombination-promoting nuclease/putative transposase codes for MMKKDKYIRFDWAVKRLLRDKANFDVLEGLLTVLLDRQIHIIDILESESNQQDYDDKFNRVDIKARDSENEIIIVEVQVTRELYFLERILYGVAKAITEHMALGELYSEVKKVYSISILYFDIGKGNDYLYHGQNTFTGVHTGDHLQVTVKERDALVQRLPSEIFPEYFLIRVNEFDKVATTPLEEWLDYLKNDYIRPDTTTPGLREAREKLVYYNMTPTERAAYDRHVDAIMIQNDVLGTAKLEGLIEGEEKGVVKVARNMKKLGISLDSIVLSTGLTIEEIERL; via the coding sequence ATCATGAAGAAAGATAAATACATTCGGTTTGACTGGGCTGTAAAACGGTTATTGCGGGACAAGGCGAATTTCGACGTGCTGGAGGGGTTGTTGACCGTGTTGCTTGATCGGCAGATTCACATCATCGATATTCTGGAAAGCGAGAGTAATCAACAGGATTACGATGACAAGTTTAACCGGGTGGATATTAAGGCTCGGGATAGCGAGAACGAGATTATCATCGTGGAAGTGCAGGTTACCCGGGAATTATATTTTTTAGAACGAATTCTCTATGGCGTGGCCAAGGCGATCACGGAACACATGGCGTTAGGAGAACTTTATTCGGAAGTGAAGAAAGTGTACTCGATCAGTATCCTTTATTTTGATATCGGGAAAGGGAATGATTACTTGTATCACGGGCAAAATACGTTCACGGGAGTGCACACGGGTGATCACCTGCAGGTGACGGTGAAAGAACGGGATGCTTTGGTTCAACGTTTGCCATCGGAAATTTTCCCGGAGTATTTCTTGATCCGGGTCAACGAGTTCGACAAGGTGGCAACAACCCCGCTTGAGGAGTGGCTGGATTACTTGAAGAACGATTATATTCGTCCCGATACCACCACCCCGGGGTTGAGAGAGGCCCGGGAGAAGTTGGTTTATTATAACATGACCCCAACGGAGCGTGCGGCTTATGATCGTCATGTGGATGCGATTATGATTCAAAATGATGTATTGGGAACCGCAAAGCTAGAAGGGTTAATTGAGGGAGAAGAAAAAGGAGTTGTTAAAGTTGCTCGGAATATGAAAAAGTTGGGAATATCCTTGGATTCAATTGTTTTAAGTACAGGACTAACAATCGAGGAGATAGAACGGTTGTAA
- a CDS encoding TlpA disulfide reductase family protein: protein MKRILITICTLFACVMLSVAQGDSYKITGQVGNSVNGKLLLVALTEKGLIDIGEAEVTNGVFEFTGRMSETTLAYLMPVQRNAALATIMLENANYTITAGANELIVDGGGESQRILKEFNDLDKYLAQSGQQLQAQAKANPMQMQKLQENFKKIMAQVETEELALLNKYNDTYVAAYVVYAKLAQAFDETKLEERYNILGEKAKATIYGKHIAKELEKIQKLAIGAIAPDFAAPLSDGGVLSLHETKAKVKVVDFWASWCQPCRAENVNLIKIYKRFRPKGLEIISVSLDDNKHAWLAAIGQDGCNWKCVSDLKGQKSEIAAEYQVKGIPCTFILDEENRIVAKNLRGRELEKKIEELLKKKKDKE, encoded by the coding sequence ATGAAAAGGATTTTAATTACGATATGCACGTTGTTTGCTTGTGTCATGTTATCCGTGGCACAAGGAGATAGTTACAAAATTACGGGTCAGGTGGGTAACTCCGTCAACGGGAAATTACTGTTGGTGGCTCTCACGGAGAAGGGTTTGATTGATATCGGAGAGGCCGAGGTCACGAATGGAGTTTTCGAGTTCACGGGCCGGATGTCGGAAACAACGTTGGCTTACTTGATGCCGGTTCAGAGAAATGCGGCATTGGCAACCATTATGTTGGAGAACGCGAACTACACGATTACCGCGGGAGCGAATGAATTGATCGTGGATGGCGGCGGGGAGTCTCAACGAATATTGAAAGAGTTCAACGATTTGGACAAATATCTGGCACAAAGCGGGCAGCAACTGCAAGCGCAAGCTAAGGCGAATCCCATGCAAATGCAGAAATTGCAAGAGAATTTCAAAAAGATAATGGCTCAAGTGGAGACTGAAGAACTGGCTTTGCTGAACAAGTACAACGACACGTACGTGGCCGCTTATGTCGTTTATGCCAAATTGGCTCAAGCTTTTGACGAAACAAAGTTGGAGGAACGCTACAATATCCTGGGAGAAAAAGCGAAAGCTACTATTTATGGCAAACATATTGCTAAAGAGTTGGAAAAGATACAGAAATTAGCGATAGGAGCCATTGCTCCCGACTTTGCGGCTCCGTTGTCCGATGGAGGCGTGCTTTCTTTGCATGAGACGAAAGCTAAAGTAAAAGTTGTCGACTTCTGGGCGTCATGGTGTCAACCTTGCCGTGCAGAGAATGTAAACCTGATAAAGATTTACAAGCGCTTCCGCCCGAAGGGATTGGAAATCATCAGCGTTTCACTCGATGACAACAAACACGCTTGGTTGGCTGCCATCGGTCAGGACGGTTGCAATTGGAAGTGTGTGTCTGATTTGAAAGGACAAAAATCAGAAATCGCTGCTGAATACCAAGTAAAAGGTATTCCTTGCACCTTTATCCTCGACGAGGAAAACCGCATCGTGGCTAAAAATCTCCGGGGGAGAGAACTGGAGAAAAAGATTGAAGAATTGTTGAAAAAGAAGAAGGATAAGGAGTAG
- a CDS encoding ATP-binding protein, producing the protein MEIKRDIMTALLKWKQRLERKPLIIQGARQTGKTWIMRKFGEEYFDHVAYFNFDASEELCREFENTKSPERLIDILRLYTECPIEPGRTLIIFDEIQQSNKALNSLKYFCEDAPGYHILAAGSLLGVSLSRGDSFPVGKVEFLRMYPVTFREFLRADTPQMYEYLENLTEIAPLPEIVMGRVGEAYRRYQVCGGMPAAVTAMLEKGGVREIEEIQKSILTAYSLDFAKHAPGKDIPRIAAIWNSIPSQLAKGNRKFVYKLVKTGARAREYEDGLLWLEHAGMIYRIFCSSKPGLPLRAYDDLSAFKIYLCDGGLLRVMAQLPADLLWTENSLYTEFKGAMAENMVLQSLVAHFDVMPRYWTSEATAEVDFLLQNNTSLLPVEVKSGTRLGGKSLGIYIDRFSVELALRFSMNNLRQDGAILNIPIFLADWTKEWLKKMQQGL; encoded by the coding sequence ATGGAGATAAAAAGAGATATAATGACTGCTCTGCTTAAATGGAAGCAACGGTTGGAGCGCAAACCACTTATTATTCAAGGAGCGCGCCAGACAGGTAAGACGTGGATTATGCGAAAGTTCGGGGAAGAATATTTTGACCATGTCGCTTATTTTAACTTCGACGCGTCGGAGGAGTTATGTCGGGAGTTCGAAAATACGAAAAGTCCTGAACGGTTGATCGATATTCTCCGACTCTATACGGAATGTCCTATCGAACCGGGACGAACGTTGATTATTTTCGATGAGATTCAGCAGAGTAACAAGGCTCTTAACAGCTTGAAATATTTTTGCGAGGATGCTCCCGGATATCATATTCTTGCAGCGGGATCGCTATTAGGAGTGTCTCTCTCGCGGGGAGATTCGTTTCCTGTCGGTAAAGTAGAATTTTTACGAATGTATCCGGTTACGTTCCGGGAATTTTTGCGTGCTGATACGCCACAAATGTATGAATATCTTGAAAACCTGACTGAGATCGCACCATTACCGGAAATTGTTATGGGGCGTGTTGGGGAGGCGTATCGTCGCTATCAAGTTTGTGGTGGAATGCCGGCTGCCGTTACTGCCATGCTTGAAAAAGGTGGTGTGCGGGAGATTGAGGAGATTCAAAAATCGATACTGACGGCCTACTCGCTGGACTTTGCTAAGCACGCTCCGGGCAAAGATATCCCGCGTATCGCCGCTATTTGGAATTCTATACCGTCCCAATTGGCAAAAGGAAATAGAAAGTTTGTCTACAAGCTAGTCAAAACCGGGGCACGGGCACGGGAATATGAAGACGGGCTTTTGTGGTTGGAACATGCGGGAATGATCTATCGCATTTTTTGTTCTTCCAAACCCGGCTTACCATTGAGAGCATACGACGATCTTTCGGCATTCAAAATCTATTTGTGTGACGGGGGTTTACTTCGTGTTATGGCGCAGCTTCCGGCAGATTTGCTTTGGACGGAAAATTCGCTTTATACCGAATTCAAAGGTGCAATGGCAGAAAATATGGTGCTACAATCCCTCGTGGCCCATTTTGACGTGATGCCGCGATACTGGACTTCCGAGGCTACAGCAGAGGTGGATTTCCTGTTACAGAACAATACCTCGTTACTTCCTGTAGAGGTAAAATCCGGCACTCGTCTGGGCGGTAAAAGTCTCGGAATATACATCGATCGTTTCTCTGTTGAATTGGCATTGCGTTTTTCTATGAATAACCTAAGGCAAGATGGTGCAATTCTCAATATCCCGATTTTCCTTGCAGATTGGACAAAAGAATGGCTTAAGAAAATGCAGCAAGGATTATGA
- a CDS encoding metallopeptidase TldD-related protein encodes MLKISHLTRLFFSGILLLSFSGVFGQEQEDKLLQLMKQELQYSMEELKKQENIPYYMNMRAMDDYNMTIISSFGAASTAEESRMRTLVPQIRLGSPELDNFKYNGQGGAAGPNAQGARGVVLPLDDDTPDAIREAIWRETLRRYEYARTMYDQTKTRAAVSVEDEDKAPCFSAVPVEHYYEAPVVVGNRNTEMLRSWKKRMNEVSAVFKSCPELRQGSASFSYQVLRTYFVNSEGSVVVQNKVAVRVMLSASLKAADGMELTLNKDYFAYTPDDLPGTNRMTDDVQDMINRLLALREAPVADPYTGPAMLSGPASGVFFHEIFGHRLEGHRLKSGGQTFKKMVGEQVLPAEFQVYCDPLQKRYANTDLYGHYVYDDEGVKARRVDNVVNGVLKEFLMSRVPLDGFPVSNGHGRTSGGGDPVSRQSNLIIETDHPYTEDELRAMLVKEAKKQGKEYGYYFRTVTSGFTYTGEGGSLNSFNVTPLEVYRVFVDGRPDQLVRGVDLIGTPLSMFSNISAAGNDPSVFTGSCGAESGWVPVTAISPTIFVSQIETQRREQARDIPPVLPSPKPENRVTENTDEVIFAALRSELDRNHAALILPNSPKPYYISYTISRFRHFSVAGSLGGILFSNVSPWQMNGGTRMMLGNYQRNNDVQYMEQIVPVQLPAEVDYDVIRRGFWESSDMMYKYSLGMMAQKANFLQQNPQSPEMAALPEMQQLPAVTRVRERETTFEIDQAALERLVAEVSAVFTEYKDIYNSSVAISGAEIDLYRLTSEGVQLKEPGGQVTLSVAAETRADDGSTVGDSFTLSLLNPAEIPSIEKMKERVRAFAEGLMQLKSAPLVEEYYNGPVMFEGGAVATILSGNLLYRGGLIANRSLGPSRGGLEDQFGGKIIDNRLTIKNYTTMKEYNGTPLYGYYEMDGDGVTPVAEMTLVEKGVFKKMLNGRIPTLKAPESTGSARFMFSPQSPTVTVGIGTIHIQVDKGVAHAKMKKMLIKAAKDAGQSCAYIARGIAGSAPVVYRVDLKDGKETRVRTAGFRMPDLTKLQKITAISSKEEVMNTLSNYYPASMIYPAGMIVDGLVIEKTTPKTEKEPALKVPRQREM; translated from the coding sequence ATGTTGAAAATAAGTCATTTAACCAGACTCTTTTTTAGCGGGATACTGCTATTAAGTTTCTCCGGCGTATTCGGTCAGGAGCAAGAGGATAAACTTTTGCAACTGATGAAACAGGAATTGCAATACAGCATGGAGGAGTTGAAGAAACAGGAAAATATCCCCTATTACATGAACATGCGGGCGATGGACGATTATAACATGACGATTATAAGTTCGTTCGGGGCTGCGTCAACTGCCGAAGAAAGTCGCATGAGAACACTGGTGCCGCAAATCCGATTGGGAAGTCCGGAACTGGACAATTTCAAGTATAACGGACAGGGAGGTGCGGCCGGTCCTAATGCACAGGGAGCGCGGGGAGTTGTTTTACCTTTGGATGACGATACCCCGGATGCCATTCGGGAGGCGATTTGGAGGGAGACACTGCGGCGTTACGAGTATGCCCGTACCATGTACGACCAAACAAAGACCCGGGCCGCGGTAAGCGTGGAGGATGAAGATAAAGCTCCGTGTTTTTCGGCAGTGCCGGTGGAACATTATTACGAGGCCCCCGTGGTGGTCGGCAATCGGAATACGGAGATGCTGCGATCTTGGAAAAAACGGATGAACGAGGTTTCTGCCGTGTTCAAAAGTTGTCCTGAATTGCGTCAAGGATCAGCCAGTTTTAGTTATCAAGTATTACGTACCTATTTCGTGAATAGCGAGGGGAGCGTGGTCGTGCAGAATAAAGTGGCCGTTCGGGTGATGTTGTCTGCCTCGTTGAAGGCGGCAGACGGGATGGAGTTGACGTTGAACAAGGATTACTTCGCATATACGCCCGATGATTTGCCCGGAACAAACCGGATGACGGATGATGTGCAGGATATGATCAACCGTTTGTTGGCTTTACGCGAAGCCCCGGTGGCCGATCCCTACACGGGACCCGCTATGCTTTCGGGACCCGCTAGCGGCGTGTTCTTTCACGAGATTTTCGGACATCGCTTGGAAGGCCACCGTTTGAAATCGGGCGGTCAGACCTTCAAGAAAATGGTCGGGGAACAAGTGTTGCCCGCGGAGTTTCAAGTGTATTGCGATCCGTTGCAAAAGCGTTATGCCAATACGGATTTGTACGGTCATTACGTGTACGATGACGAAGGTGTGAAAGCGCGTCGGGTGGATAACGTGGTGAACGGCGTGTTGAAAGAGTTCCTTATGAGCCGGGTGCCGTTGGACGGTTTTCCCGTGAGTAACGGTCACGGACGTACCTCCGGGGGAGGAGACCCCGTTTCGCGGCAATCCAACCTGATCATCGAAACCGATCATCCCTACACGGAAGACGAATTGCGTGCCATGCTGGTGAAAGAAGCCAAAAAGCAAGGAAAAGAGTACGGTTACTATTTCCGCACCGTGACCAGCGGTTTCACGTACACGGGCGAGGGAGGAAGCCTGAACTCGTTCAACGTGACCCCTTTGGAGGTCTACCGGGTATTCGTGGACGGTCGGCCGGATCAACTGGTGCGGGGTGTGGATTTGATCGGGACCCCTCTGTCGATGTTCTCGAACATCTCGGCTGCCGGCAACGATCCGAGCGTATTCACGGGTTCTTGCGGGGCCGAGTCGGGTTGGGTGCCCGTAACAGCAATATCCCCCACGATATTCGTGAGCCAGATAGAGACTCAACGTCGGGAACAGGCCCGGGATATTCCCCCGGTTTTACCTTCACCGAAACCGGAAAATAGAGTCACCGAAAATACGGATGAAGTGATTTTTGCTGCCCTGCGTTCCGAGTTGGACCGCAACCATGCCGCGCTGATTTTGCCGAATAGTCCCAAACCCTACTATATCTCGTACACGATATCCCGTTTCCGACATTTCTCGGTGGCCGGTTCGTTAGGAGGAATCCTGTTTTCAAATGTTTCCCCGTGGCAAATGAATGGGGGTACGCGAATGATGCTGGGAAATTATCAGCGCAACAATGATGTGCAATACATGGAACAAATCGTTCCCGTTCAATTACCGGCGGAAGTAGACTATGACGTGATTCGTCGCGGGTTCTGGGAATCATCGGATATGATGTACAAGTACTCGCTGGGGATGATGGCGCAGAAGGCAAATTTCTTACAACAAAATCCGCAATCGCCCGAGATGGCTGCTTTGCCGGAAATGCAGCAGTTGCCCGCGGTGACCCGCGTACGGGAACGGGAAACGACATTCGAGATCGATCAGGCTGCCTTGGAGCGACTGGTTGCGGAAGTTTCGGCTGTATTCACGGAGTACAAAGATATTTATAACTCCAGCGTGGCAATCAGTGGGGCGGAAATAGACCTTTACCGGTTGACTTCGGAGGGAGTGCAATTGAAAGAACCCGGCGGGCAGGTAACCCTGTCGGTTGCCGCGGAAACTCGTGCTGATGACGGTTCAACCGTGGGCGATTCATTCACGCTTTCGTTATTGAATCCGGCAGAAATCCCCTCTATCGAAAAAATGAAAGAGCGGGTGAGGGCCTTTGCCGAAGGCTTGATGCAATTAAAATCAGCTCCTCTAGTGGAAGAGTACTACAACGGACCGGTTATGTTTGAAGGAGGGGCTGTGGCAACGATTTTGTCCGGTAATCTTCTGTATCGCGGCGGATTGATTGCCAATCGTTCGCTTGGGCCGTCCCGCGGCGGATTGGAAGACCAGTTCGGAGGAAAGATTATAGATAATCGTTTGACGATTAAGAACTATACGACGATGAAAGAGTATAACGGTACTCCGTTATACGGGTATTACGAGATGGACGGAGACGGTGTTACTCCGGTGGCAGAGATGACGCTGGTCGAGAAAGGCGTGTTCAAGAAGATGCTGAACGGACGAATCCCGACATTGAAGGCTCCGGAATCGACAGGCAGTGCCCGCTTTATGTTTTCACCGCAAAGCCCGACTGTCACGGTAGGCATCGGTACGATTCATATACAGGTGGACAAAGGCGTTGCCCATGCGAAGATGAAAAAGATGCTCATAAAAGCGGCGAAGGATGCCGGGCAATCGTGTGCTTATATCGCGAGAGGGATTGCCGGGTCGGCACCCGTGGTCTATCGTGTTGACCTCAAGGACGGAAAAGAAACCCGTGTCCGCACAGCCGGATTCCGTATGCCCGATTTAACGAAATTACAGAAAATAACGGCAATATCTTCGAAAGAAGAGGTGATGAATACTCTTTCGAATTACTATCCCGCTTCAATGATCTATCCCGCCGGGATGATCGTGGACGGATTGGTGATCGAGAAAACCACCCCGAAAACGGAGAAAGAACCGGCGTTGAAGGTCCCGAGACAACGGGAGATGTAA
- a CDS encoding DUF6266 family protein — protein MAEFNSYLLGKVRKSVGNITLCYTRGKNIVRAKVFSRKDNPTPEILAQRAKMKTLVQLSRQLLPVIRKGFGGIGKGSAVNAFTSLNMSRVSVDENNVATVDFERLLCASGMLYPPKVEVTYAEEGKLYSFVQEMQVEENGYAFSDDLVYVMLYETVLGRARLVALRTRGENSNTNYALPEEWSHENVKLYCFATLKNGKRASDSRLVEC, from the coding sequence ATGGCAGAATTTAATTCGTATTTGTTAGGAAAAGTGAGAAAATCAGTGGGTAACATTACGTTGTGTTACACGAGGGGGAAGAACATCGTCAGGGCAAAGGTGTTTTCCCGGAAGGATAACCCGACGCCGGAGATTCTGGCTCAACGGGCGAAAATGAAAACTCTCGTGCAATTATCCCGACAGTTGCTGCCGGTGATTCGGAAAGGTTTTGGCGGTATCGGTAAGGGATCGGCGGTGAATGCTTTTACCTCGCTTAACATGTCTCGCGTGTCGGTGGACGAGAATAACGTGGCAACGGTGGATTTCGAACGGTTGCTTTGTGCCTCCGGGATGTTGTACCCGCCGAAGGTGGAAGTGACGTACGCGGAAGAGGGTAAGCTTTATTCTTTCGTGCAAGAGATGCAGGTGGAGGAAAACGGTTACGCTTTCAGTGACGATTTGGTGTATGTCATGTTGTACGAAACGGTACTTGGACGTGCCCGCTTGGTGGCGTTGCGAACCCGTGGTGAGAATAGTAACACGAATTACGCGCTGCCGGAGGAGTGGAGTCACGAGAACGTGAAACTGTATTGTTTCGCCACGTTGAAGAACGGGAAAAGAGCCTCGGACAGTCGATTGGTGGAATGCTAG